Proteins from a single region of Sphingomonas morindae:
- a CDS encoding CorA family divalent cation transporter — protein MDEGRTATPRETVRQPGLIWCYEKPAAGPARLGETLAPEGCAFRWLHLNLSDQRSLRWLEEGAGLPLGVRALLLSREPHQRFVVDGDAVGLILQDYERDFDPTMIGRIGSLHVALRPGLVITGRYRPLHSADLFRNRLEAGQPVEETAAALTLLLATLIDSLAALVLDLSTDMLEVEEALLTHDEAPDIGELVGARRRSAQLHRMIGGMRVMLQRLERHPRLPPALAEAAVAVLPRLGALDGDIVSVQNQLKLLRDELDLQAAQRTNANIYLLSMLTALMMPATLVTGFFGMNTGALPFAHGEHGTVMAALVMLISAGATYLLLRMMGLARRQ, from the coding sequence TTGGACGAAGGGCGGACCGCCACGCCGCGGGAGACGGTCCGCCAGCCCGGCCTGATCTGGTGCTATGAGAAGCCGGCGGCCGGGCCCGCCCGGCTGGGCGAGACGCTGGCGCCCGAAGGCTGCGCCTTCCGCTGGCTTCACCTCAACCTCTCAGACCAGCGCAGCCTGCGCTGGCTGGAGGAGGGGGCCGGTCTGCCGCTGGGGGTGCGCGCGCTGCTGCTCTCGCGCGAGCCGCACCAGCGGTTCGTCGTCGATGGCGACGCGGTCGGGCTGATCCTGCAGGATTATGAGCGCGATTTCGATCCGACCATGATCGGCCGGATCGGCAGCCTCCATGTCGCGCTGCGACCCGGGCTGGTGATCACCGGCCGCTACCGGCCGCTCCACAGCGCCGATCTGTTCCGCAACCGGCTGGAGGCGGGGCAGCCTGTCGAGGAGACCGCGGCGGCGCTGACGCTGCTGCTGGCGACGCTGATTGACAGCCTCGCCGCGCTGGTGCTCGATCTCTCTACCGATATGCTCGAGGTCGAGGAGGCGCTGCTCACGCATGACGAGGCGCCCGACATTGGCGAGCTGGTCGGCGCGCGGCGGCGGAGCGCGCAGCTCCACCGGATGATCGGCGGCATGCGCGTGATGCTGCAGCGGCTCGAGCGCCATCCGCGCCTGCCCCCCGCGCTCGCCGAAGCGGCGGTGGCGGTGCTGCCGCGGCTCGGCGCGCTGGATGGCGATATCGTCTCGGTGCAGAACCAGTTGAAGCTGCTGCGCGACGAGCTGGATCTGCAGGCGGCGCAGCGCACCAACGCCAATATCTACCTGCTCTCCATGCTCACCGCGCTGATGATGCCGGCGACGCTGGTCACGGGCTTTTTCGGCATGAACACCGGCGCCTTGCCCTTCGCCCATGGCGAGCATGGCACGGTAATGGCGGCGCTGGTGATGCTCATCTCGGCCGGGGCCACCTATCTGCTGCTGCGCATGATGGGCCTGGCGCGCCGCCAATAG
- a CDS encoding inorganic phosphate transporter: MASIAEGVRRSAAPDLDKGLGRPGVWGFGLAVAGAIAFVAWSIYHDAAQAGVHATAILPFAMLFLALLIALAFEFVNGFHDTANAVATVIYTHSLPAHLAVVWSGFFNFLGVLLSSGAVAFSVVSLLPVELILKVGSDAGFAMVFALLFAAIIWNLATWYWGIPNSSSHTLVGSIIGVGLCNALLHGRAGTTGVDWTQARSIGYALLLSPALGFILSALLFLALRLVVRNEALFREPDQAGPPPWWIRGLLIFTCTGVSFAHGSNDGQKGMGLIMLILIGTVPTAYALNRAVPAQYEQQFHAGSRSAVAALHQVDGGAAAPADARGVVVAYLADRKATPATVPALGVLVQEIDHQVAEYGSLRQVPAAASKNMRNDMYLASEAIKHLTGGDHPRITGAPAGPLGAYKGLLDKATRFIPTWVKMAVALALGLGTMVGWKRIVVTVGERIGKSHLTYAQGASAELVAMATIGLADGFGMPVSTTHVLSSGVAGTMAASRAGLQMATVRNLVAAWLVTLPVAMLLAGTLFFLFSRLI, from the coding sequence ATGGCAAGCATAGCGGAAGGGGTGAGGCGAAGCGCCGCGCCCGATCTCGACAAAGGGCTCGGGCGGCCGGGCGTGTGGGGGTTCGGCCTTGCGGTGGCGGGGGCGATCGCCTTCGTGGCGTGGAGCATCTATCACGATGCCGCGCAGGCCGGCGTCCATGCCACGGCCATCCTGCCGTTCGCGATGCTCTTCCTGGCGCTGCTCATCGCGCTCGCCTTCGAGTTCGTGAACGGGTTTCACGACACCGCCAATGCCGTGGCGACGGTGATCTACACCCATTCGCTGCCCGCGCACCTCGCCGTCGTCTGGTCGGGCTTCTTCAACTTCCTCGGCGTGCTGCTGTCGAGCGGGGCGGTGGCCTTCAGCGTGGTGTCGCTGCTGCCGGTGGAACTGATCCTCAAGGTCGGCTCCGATGCCGGCTTCGCCATGGTGTTCGCGCTGCTCTTCGCCGCGATCATCTGGAACCTCGCCACCTGGTATTGGGGCATCCCCAATTCCAGCTCGCACACGCTGGTCGGCTCGATCATCGGCGTCGGGCTGTGCAACGCGCTGCTCCACGGCCGCGCCGGCACCACGGGGGTGGATTGGACCCAGGCACGCAGCATCGGTTATGCGCTGCTGCTCTCGCCCGCGCTGGGCTTCATCCTGTCCGCGCTGCTGTTCCTGGCGCTGCGGCTGGTGGTGCGCAACGAGGCCCTGTTCCGCGAGCCCGATCAGGCCGGCCCGCCGCCCTGGTGGATCCGCGGCCTGCTGATCTTCACCTGCACCGGCGTCAGCTTCGCGCATGGCTCCAACGACGGCCAGAAGGGCATGGGGCTGATCATGCTGATCCTGATCGGCACGGTGCCGACCGCCTATGCGCTCAACCGCGCCGTCCCCGCGCAATATGAGCAGCAATTCCACGCCGGCTCGCGCAGCGCCGTGGCGGCGCTGCACCAGGTGGATGGCGGCGCGGCGGCGCCGGCCGATGCGCGCGGCGTGGTCGTCGCCTATCTCGCCGACCGCAAGGCGACGCCCGCGACCGTTCCCGCGCTGGGCGTGCTGGTGCAGGAAATCGATCATCAGGTTGCGGAATACGGTTCCTTGCGGCAGGTACCGGCGGCTGCCTCTAAGAATATGCGCAACGACATGTATCTGGCCTCGGAAGCGATCAAGCACCTGACCGGCGGGGATCATCCCCGCATCACGGGCGCCCCGGCGGGGCCGCTCGGCGCCTATAAGGGCCTGCTCGACAAGGCGACCCGCTTCATCCCGACCTGGGTCAAGATGGCGGTGGCGCTGGCGCTCGGGCTGGGCACCATGGTCGGCTGGAAGCGGATCGTCGTCACCGTGGGCGAGCGCATCGGCAAGTCGCACCTCACCTATGCGCAGGGCGCCTCGGCCGAGCTGGTGGCTATGGCGACGATCGGCCTGGCGGATGGCTTCGGCATGCCGGTGTCCACCACCCATGTCCTCTCCTCGGGCGTCGCCGGCACGATGGCGGCGAGTCGGGCGGGATTGCAGATGGCGACGGTGCGCAACCTCGTCGCCGCCTGGCTGGTGACGCTGCCGGTGGCGATGCTGCTGGCCGGCACGCTCTTCTTCCTCTTCTCGCGGCTGATCTGA
- a CDS encoding hybrid sensor histidine kinase/response regulator, producing MRRSLTLLATSGLLPIVALGAIFGVITLRDQRVAVEERAQTDARFAAALVESRLDDTMHAVQMIAQSPALDGALDAARFRVVAGRIVAHQPTWRTISIATPEGMRLVDMPLPLGGRQGGPVEEPESLRRAVATGRPTIGIAALRVQGPAFAVRAPVIREGRIRYVVSAVIASGEMARLLRFQPLPDGWRAALIDQAGHEVASAGSPPAADRGPRPIETWVRVPSSGWSVRISTPAQLLSRPIRNAVLLLVLATLACALLFVVLARLLVGEMRLYQHQEAAALQSQRMEALGRLTGGVAHDFNNLLTPIMGGLDLLRRRVIDDPKALHYVDSALASAERAKTLLGRLLAFSRRQTLSPEPVDLAALIRGLSDLIARSLTPSIALDIQVRDWLPPVLVDPAQLELAIVNLAINARDAMPAGGAIRITAEPAGEEDIAGLPPGDYLRVTVSDTGTGMDEATLKQAIDPFFTTKPVEKGTGLGLSMVHGFAAQSGGALRLVSAPGQGTAASIVLPRSAAAAVATTPRAGAPAEPPRLPPGRILLVDDDPRVRRATAEILSEHNQQVVEVASVDEAMAALAGGARFDAVITDFVMPGRSGADLIQAARGLHPDLPVLLVTGYVSALDELPEDVIHIAKPFRGHELMDALARVRR from the coding sequence GTGCGCCGATCGCTTACGCTGCTCGCTACCTCCGGCTTGCTTCCGATCGTCGCTCTCGGCGCGATTTTCGGCGTCATCACGCTGCGCGACCAGCGCGTGGCGGTAGAGGAACGCGCCCAGACCGATGCGCGCTTCGCGGCGGCGCTGGTCGAATCCCGGCTCGACGACACGATGCACGCGGTGCAGATGATCGCGCAGAGCCCGGCGCTGGACGGCGCGCTCGACGCGGCGCGCTTCCGCGTCGTCGCGGGCCGCATCGTCGCGCATCAGCCCACCTGGCGCACCATCTCGATCGCGACGCCCGAGGGCATGCGGCTGGTGGACATGCCGCTGCCGCTGGGCGGGCGGCAGGGCGGCCCGGTGGAGGAGCCGGAAAGCCTGCGCCGCGCGGTGGCGACGGGGCGGCCGACGATCGGCATCGCCGCGCTGCGCGTGCAAGGCCCGGCCTTCGCGGTGCGCGCGCCGGTGATTCGCGAGGGCCGGATCCGCTATGTCGTGTCGGCGGTCATCGCCAGCGGCGAGATGGCGCGGCTGCTGCGCTTTCAGCCGCTTCCCGATGGCTGGCGCGCGGCGCTGATCGACCAGGCGGGGCATGAGGTCGCCAGCGCCGGCAGCCCGCCCGCCGCCGATCGCGGCCCGCGCCCGATCGAGACCTGGGTGCGCGTGCCGAGCAGCGGCTGGTCGGTCCGCATCTCCACGCCGGCGCAGCTCCTGTCGCGCCCGATCCGCAACGCGGTGCTGCTGCTGGTGCTCGCCACGCTCGCCTGCGCACTGCTCTTCGTGGTGCTGGCGCGCCTGCTGGTGGGCGAGATGCGGCTCTACCAGCATCAGGAAGCGGCCGCGCTGCAAAGCCAGCGGATGGAGGCGCTGGGCCGGCTCACCGGCGGCGTGGCGCATGATTTCAACAATCTCCTCACGCCCATCATGGGCGGTCTCGATCTGCTGCGGCGGCGCGTGATCGATGATCCCAAGGCGCTCCATTATGTCGACTCGGCGCTCGCCAGCGCCGAGCGCGCCAAGACGCTGCTCGGCCGGCTGCTCGCCTTCTCGCGGCGCCAGACGCTCTCGCCCGAGCCGGTGGATCTCGCCGCGCTGATCCGGGGCCTGTCCGATCTCATCGCGCGCTCGCTCACGCCCAGCATCGCGCTCGATATCCAGGTGCGCGACTGGCTGCCGCCGGTGCTGGTCGATCCCGCCCAGCTCGAGCTTGCCATCGTCAACCTCGCCATCAACGCACGCGATGCCATGCCCGCGGGCGGCGCGATCCGCATCACCGCCGAGCCGGCGGGGGAGGAGGATATCGCCGGCCTGCCGCCGGGCGATTATCTGCGGGTGACGGTGAGCGACACCGGCACCGGCATGGACGAGGCGACGCTCAAGCAGGCGATCGATCCCTTCTTCACCACCAAGCCGGTGGAGAAGGGCACCGGGCTCGGCCTGTCGATGGTCCATGGCTTCGCCGCCCAGTCCGGCGGCGCCTTGCGGCTGGTCAGCGCGCCCGGTCAGGGCACCGCCGCCAGCATCGTGCTGCCCCGCTCCGCCGCCGCCGCCGTCGCCACCACGCCGCGCGCGGGCGCGCCGGCGGAGCCGCCGCGACTGCCCCCCGGCCGCATCCTGCTGGTCGACGACGATCCGCGCGTGCGCCGCGCCACCGCCGAGATACTGAGCGAGCACAACCAGCAGGTGGTGGAGGTCGCCTCGGTGGACGAGGCGATGGCGGCGCTGGCCGGGGGCGCGCGCTTCGATGCCGTGATCACCGATTTCGTCATGCCCGGACGCTCCGGCGCCGATCTCATCCAGGCCGCGCGCGGCTTGCATCCCGATCTGCCGGTGCTGCTGGTGACGGGCTATGTCTCGGCGCTGGACGAGCTGCCCGAGGATGTGATCCACATCGCCAAGCCCTTTCGCGGCCATGAGCTGATGGACGCGCTG
- the guaD gene encoding guanine deaminase, producing the protein MSRHGFRGEILSVPRDPLRHDDAIRHLADGLLVVEGGRVCAIGPYATLAPRFAGLTIEPLAGLIVPGFVDTHVHYPQLGAIAAHGGQLLEWLERHIFPAEAAFADPDHAARMARLFCDALLRHGTTSALVFATVHPGSVEALFREALARDMRLIAGKVLMDLGPDGLRDGAESGLAESAALIARWRGRGRLGYAVTPRFALTSSPDQLTGAGALLARHPDILLHTHIAENRAEIDAVAAAFPQDRDYLAVYERFGLVGPRSVFAHGVHLAPDAMARLAAAGSGIAFCPSSNLFLGSGLFDLAAADAAGVRVGLGSDIGAGTSLSMLATCGEAYKIGQLRGDTLDPFRALYLATAGGAALLGLEDRIGGLRPGQDADFVQLDPAATPLLALRTAGRPLAERLFALHVLGDDRAVAATFLAGRRAATRETGAFR; encoded by the coding sequence ATGAGCCGCCACGGCTTTCGCGGCGAGATCCTGTCGGTCCCGCGCGATCCCCTGCGCCATGACGATGCGATCCGCCATCTCGCCGATGGCCTGCTGGTGGTGGAGGGGGGCCGCGTCTGCGCGATCGGCCCCTATGCGACGCTCGCCCCGCGCTTCGCCGGGCTGACGATCGAGCCGCTGGCCGGGCTGATCGTGCCGGGCTTTGTCGACACCCATGTCCATTATCCGCAACTCGGCGCCATCGCCGCGCATGGCGGCCAGCTGCTCGAATGGCTGGAGCGCCATATCTTTCCGGCCGAAGCGGCGTTCGCCGATCCCGACCATGCCGCCCGCATGGCGCGGCTTTTCTGCGATGCGCTCTTGCGTCATGGCACCACCAGCGCGCTCGTCTTCGCCACCGTGCATCCGGGCTCGGTGGAGGCGCTGTTCCGCGAGGCGCTCGCCCGCGACATGCGGCTCATCGCCGGCAAGGTGCTGATGGACCTCGGCCCGGATGGCCTGCGCGACGGGGCGGAGAGCGGCCTTGCCGAGAGCGCGGCGCTGATCGCGCGCTGGCGCGGGCGCGGCCGGCTTGGCTATGCGGTGACGCCGCGCTTCGCGCTCACCTCCAGCCCGGATCAGCTCACAGGCGCCGGCGCGCTGCTCGCGCGGCACCCGGACATTCTGCTCCACACCCATATCGCCGAGAACAGGGCCGAGATCGACGCGGTCGCCGCCGCCTTTCCCCAGGATCGGGATTATCTCGCCGTTTATGAGCGGTTCGGGCTGGTCGGCCCGCGTTCGGTGTTCGCGCATGGCGTCCACCTGGCGCCGGACGCCATGGCTCGGCTCGCCGCCGCCGGCAGCGGCATCGCCTTCTGCCCCTCGTCCAACCTGTTCCTGGGATCGGGCCTGTTCGACCTGGCGGCGGCCGATGCGGCGGGCGTGCGGGTGGGGCTGGGCAGCGACATCGGAGCGGGGACGAGCCTGTCGATGCTCGCCACCTGCGGCGAGGCCTATAAGATCGGCCAGCTGCGCGGCGACACGCTCGATCCATTCCGGGCCCTGTACCTCGCCACGGCGGGCGGCGCCGCGCTGCTCGGCCTGGAGGATCGGATCGGTGGCCTGCGGCCCGGCCAGGACGCCGATTTCGTCCAGCTCGATCCCGCCGCGACGCCGCTGCTGGCGCTGCGCACCGCCGGCCGGCCGCTGGCCGAGCGACTCTTCGCGCTGCACGTGCTCGGCGATGATCGCGCCGTCGCCGCCACCTTCCTCGCCGGCCGCCGCGCCGCGACGCGCGAGACCGGCGCGTTCCGCTAG